A single genomic interval of Shewanella halotolerans harbors:
- the rne gene encoding ribonuclease E — protein MKRMLINATQSEELRVALVDGQQLYDLDIESPGHEQKKANIYKGKITRVEPSLEAAFVDYGAERHGFLPLKEIAREYFPKGYSFQGRPNIKEVVKEGQEVIVQIDKEERGNKGAALTTFISLAGSYLVLMPNNPRAGGISRRIEGDERTELKAAMSELEVPQGMGLIVRTAGVGKDAAELKWDLKVLQHHWAAIEEAAQNRPAPFLIHQESNVIVRAIRDYLRRDVGEVLIDHQRIYEQAKQHVALVRPDFVDRIKRYEAEVPLFTHFQIETQIESAFQREVRLPSGGSIVIDPTEALTSIDINSARATKGGDIEETALNTNLEAADEIARQLRLRDLGGLVVIDFIDMTPVRHQREVENRMRDAVHHDRARVQLGRISRFGLMEMSRQRLRPSLEESAAHLCPRCHGQGTIRGTESLALSILRLMEEEAIKENTSQIEAIVPVDVAAFLLNEKRKAIRITEQRHDVEVYVIPDPNMTTPDYRVTRHRKDDQISESSYKLLEQPESKLYEPRKLERAASPEPALKGFSTPVKDAPTQTAPAPAKQVEKPQEPGLIAKLFAAIGKLFGGEPEQPKEEVKKEQPRRNAQNRNSRRNNRRNDPRKSRDEGKETDNKRSRVAKSEDTDNRAAKGRNEKRQKRDRDDKPQSQSKDTESQAQQPKQEAARERRQRRNMRRKVRVQSEQQLADEAALAVEVAEKANDEQVQVPAAEASADDKPQRQKRQPRKSKPKQEKVDKLEDETQAEQVAAEDTASEQPAVETQAASEPQAAVDAEVTAQGEANAKETHADEAQAEEASAQPQEGESEGKREPREGQRRSRRSPRHLRAAGQRRRRDEEGNGEVSNGEPAFIPNEVETAPLLGEQLEQEGSVVEAVSEVQAPATEQEAVKQEADKVTPVAETTVAETTVTEEAPAKAAAEEASQEESKPKPRRRAPKAKVASEEETSVEEAQQSLPLAGEAEASLKEEVQAELDLTSTPEEVKASQEAAPQVAEVSAQAEEPVAAPTAVEAAPVETPEVEAETKADAEAPVTEAPAAKENSAASAPMAKPAAVQAPTAKVKPAANVEAAPAEEKPEETASDEAEKPAPKATSRFGSMVSSTMTKPEVEARALVDTPSGRQYEATAKEASAEPVKRGNSANSEMARP, from the coding sequence ATGAAACGGATGTTAATTAATGCGACTCAATCTGAAGAGTTGCGCGTTGCCCTAGTTGATGGGCAACAACTGTACGATCTCGACATTGAGAGTCCTGGTCACGAGCAGAAGAAAGCCAACATCTACAAGGGTAAAATCACCCGCGTAGAACCCTCTCTTGAAGCGGCATTCGTCGACTATGGCGCCGAGCGTCATGGTTTCCTTCCCCTTAAAGAAATTGCACGCGAATACTTCCCTAAAGGTTACTCTTTCCAAGGCCGTCCTAACATCAAAGAGGTGGTGAAAGAGGGTCAGGAAGTCATAGTACAGATTGATAAAGAAGAACGTGGCAACAAGGGCGCGGCCCTGACCACCTTCATCAGTCTGGCGGGCTCATACCTGGTGCTGATGCCAAATAATCCTCGCGCCGGCGGTATTTCTCGCCGAATCGAAGGTGATGAGCGTACCGAGCTAAAAGCGGCTATGTCTGAGCTAGAAGTACCGCAAGGCATGGGGCTTATCGTGCGCACCGCAGGTGTAGGTAAAGATGCTGCCGAGCTGAAATGGGATCTTAAGGTTCTCCAGCACCACTGGGCTGCCATCGAAGAAGCGGCGCAAAACCGCCCTGCACCTTTCCTGATCCATCAGGAAAGCAACGTTATCGTTCGCGCCATCCGTGACTACCTGCGCCGCGACGTAGGCGAAGTCCTTATCGACCATCAGCGTATCTACGAACAGGCCAAACAACACGTTGCTTTGGTACGTCCTGACTTTGTCGATCGTATCAAGCGCTACGAAGCAGAAGTTCCGCTATTTACTCATTTCCAGATTGAAACTCAGATCGAATCGGCCTTCCAGCGTGAAGTTCGCCTTCCTTCTGGCGGTTCTATCGTTATCGATCCAACCGAAGCACTGACCTCAATCGATATCAACTCGGCCCGCGCAACTAAGGGCGGTGACATCGAAGAAACTGCGCTCAATACCAACCTTGAAGCGGCCGACGAGATTGCCCGTCAGCTGCGTCTGCGCGACTTGGGCGGCCTGGTGGTTATCGATTTCATCGACATGACGCCGGTCAGACACCAACGCGAAGTCGAAAACAGAATGCGCGACGCCGTGCATCATGACAGAGCCCGTGTGCAACTGGGACGCATCTCTCGCTTCGGTCTGATGGAGATGTCGCGTCAGCGTCTGCGTCCGTCACTGGAAGAGTCTGCCGCGCACCTGTGTCCACGCTGTCATGGCCAGGGCACCATCCGTGGTACCGAGTCACTGGCGCTCTCTATCCTGCGTCTGATGGAAGAGGAAGCGATCAAAGAGAACACCTCTCAGATTGAAGCGATCGTGCCTGTCGATGTCGCCGCCTTCCTGCTCAACGAGAAGCGTAAAGCCATTCGTATCACAGAACAGCGCCACGATGTCGAAGTCTATGTGATCCCAGATCCAAACATGACGACACCTGACTACCGTGTGACCCGTCACCGCAAAGACGATCAGATCAGCGAGTCAAGCTACAAGCTGCTCGAGCAGCCTGAATCTAAGCTCTACGAGCCGCGTAAACTAGAGCGCGCCGCCTCACCTGAGCCAGCACTGAAAGGCTTCTCAACGCCGGTTAAGGATGCCCCAACCCAGACGGCGCCCGCACCAGCCAAGCAGGTTGAAAAGCCTCAAGAACCAGGTTTGATCGCCAAGCTATTTGCCGCCATCGGCAAGCTGTTTGGTGGTGAGCCAGAGCAGCCAAAGGAAGAGGTTAAGAAAGAGCAGCCTCGTCGCAACGCGCAAAACCGTAACAGTCGTCGCAACAACCGTCGCAATGATCCACGTAAGAGCCGCGACGAAGGCAAAGAGACCGACAACAAGCGCAGCCGTGTTGCCAAGAGCGAAGATACCGACAACCGCGCCGCTAAGGGCCGTAACGAGAAACGCCAAAAGCGTGACCGTGACGACAAGCCACAGAGTCAGAGCAAAGACACTGAAAGCCAAGCGCAGCAGCCAAAGCAAGAAGCCGCTCGCGAGCGTCGTCAACGCCGAAACATGCGCCGTAAGGTCCGCGTGCAGTCAGAGCAGCAGCTCGCCGATGAGGCCGCACTCGCCGTCGAAGTTGCCGAGAAGGCCAACGACGAGCAGGTACAAGTGCCAGCCGCAGAAGCCTCTGCAGACGATAAGCCGCAGCGTCAGAAACGCCAGCCTCGTAAGAGCAAGCCTAAGCAGGAAAAAGTCGACAAGCTAGAAGACGAGACTCAAGCCGAGCAAGTCGCTGCTGAAGACACTGCCAGCGAGCAGCCAGCTGTCGAGACTCAGGCCGCAAGCGAGCCTCAAGCAGCAGTCGATGCCGAAGTGACGGCACAAGGCGAAGCTAATGCCAAAGAAACTCATGCGGACGAAGCTCAAGCAGAAGAGGCTAGTGCTCAACCGCAAGAGGGCGAGTCTGAAGGCAAACGCGAGCCAAGAGAAGGCCAACGTCGTAGTCGTCGTAGCCCACGTCATCTGCGCGCCGCCGGTCAACGTCGTCGCCGCGATGAAGAAGGCAATGGTGAAGTTAGCAATGGCGAGCCCGCCTTCATTCCAAACGAGGTGGAAACTGCGCCTCTGCTGGGTGAGCAGCTAGAACAAGAAGGCAGCGTTGTTGAAGCCGTTAGCGAAGTACAGGCTCCTGCGACTGAGCAAGAAGCGGTTAAACAAGAGGCTGACAAAGTAACTCCAGTCGCCGAAACGACTGTCGCCGAAACTACAGTCACCGAGGAAGCACCTGCTAAAGCGGCCGCCGAAGAAGCTTCTCAAGAAGAGAGCAAGCCTAAGCCAAGACGTCGTGCACCTAAGGCCAAAGTCGCCTCTGAAGAGGAAACCTCTGTAGAAGAAGCGCAGCAAAGCCTACCTCTGGCAGGCGAGGCGGAAGCTAGTCTGAAAGAGGAAGTTCAGGCAGAGCTGGATCTAACCAGCACACCTGAAGAGGTTAAGGCCAGCCAAGAAGCGGCGCCTCAAGTGGCAGAAGTTTCAGCACAGGCCGAAGAGCCAGTTGCGGCGCCTACAGCAGTAGAAGCCGCTCCAGTCGAGACGCCTGAAGTCGAAGCAGAAACCAAGGCTGACGCAGAAGCGCCTGTTACTGAAGCACCTGCTGCCAAAGAAAACAGCGCCGCCTCAGCCCCTATGGCAAAGCCTGCAGCCGTACAAGCCCCAACCGCTAAGGTGAAACCTGCGGCTAACGTTGAGGCTGCACCAGCAGAGGAAAAGCCAGAAGAGACGGCTAGCGACGAGGCTGAGAAACCTGCGCCTAAGGCCACCAGCCGCTTCGGTTCCATGGTGAGTTCTACCATGACCAAGCCTGAGGTAGAAGCCAGGGCACTCGTTGACACCCCATCGGGACGTCAATATGAAGCCACGGCAAAAGAAGCTTCTGCCGAGCCGGTGAAACGCGGTAACAGCGCAAACTCGGAAATGGCACGTCCCTAA